A genomic stretch from Petrimonas mucosa includes:
- a CDS encoding putative transporter, which translates to MEWINDLIFGSGVAHAIFVLALVISSGILLGKIKVFGVSLGITWILFVGIFLGHLGLGIDEHILHFIKEFGLILFIYSIGMQVGPSFFSSFKQGGITLNLLASSVVLLGVITTYVIHVVTGLPISTMVGILSGAVTNTPGLGAAQQTYYEVTGSQDPSIPMGYAVAYPLGVVGIILSLILFRTIFRINFAKENEAISNRDASKMTEAQMFSLQVLNPAIFGKTIHEIKNLTDKEFVISRLLQHDSGTLTVPLPDTLLNENDKILVVSNLQNIELIEALIGQKIDMDREAWNKLDSLLVSRRINVTKSGINGKSVGQLRLRNLFGVNITRVNRAGVDLVADPRLQLQLGDRVTVVGSEASIANVEKFLGNSLKRLREPNLISIFIGIALGVLVGSIPFMFPGIPQPVKLGLAGGPLIVAILVSKFGPKYGLVTYTTMSANLMLREVGIALFLACVGLGAGEGFVETVVNGGYRWIAYGAVITVVPLLIVGIVGRKVYKLNFFTLMGLIAGSMTDPPALSYANGIAGNDFPAVSYATVYPLTMFLRVISAQLMILLFL; encoded by the coding sequence ATGGAATGGATTAATGATTTGATCTTCGGATCGGGTGTAGCGCACGCGATTTTCGTGCTTGCGCTGGTAATTTCCTCAGGAATACTGCTGGGGAAAATCAAAGTCTTCGGTGTTTCTCTTGGAATAACGTGGATCCTCTTTGTCGGAATATTTTTGGGTCATTTGGGGTTGGGTATTGATGAGCACATCCTCCATTTCATAAAGGAATTTGGTCTCATCCTTTTTATTTACTCCATCGGTATGCAGGTTGGTCCCAGTTTCTTCTCCTCATTCAAGCAGGGGGGGATTACCCTGAACCTGCTGGCCTCGTCGGTGGTATTGCTCGGTGTGATCACCACATATGTGATCCACGTGGTGACCGGACTGCCTATCTCCACCATGGTGGGGATATTGTCGGGAGCGGTGACCAACACGCCTGGACTGGGAGCGGCACAGCAGACCTATTATGAAGTTACCGGCTCCCAGGATCCATCTATCCCGATGGGGTATGCAGTGGCATATCCGCTTGGTGTTGTGGGTATTATTCTCAGTCTTATCCTTTTCAGGACGATTTTCAGAATCAACTTTGCCAAGGAGAATGAAGCAATCAGCAATAGAGATGCTTCAAAAATGACCGAAGCTCAGATGTTTTCGCTCCAGGTTCTCAATCCGGCGATTTTCGGAAAAACCATTCACGAGATAAAAAACTTGACGGACAAGGAGTTTGTCATATCCAGGTTGCTTCAACACGATTCCGGAACATTAACGGTGCCGCTTCCCGACACCCTCTTGAATGAAAACGACAAGATCCTGGTGGTTTCGAACCTGCAGAACATTGAACTGATCGAAGCCCTGATCGGTCAGAAGATCGATATGGACAGGGAGGCCTGGAACAAACTGGACTCTCTTCTGGTTTCGAGAAGGATCAATGTGACCAAATCGGGGATAAACGGTAAATCGGTAGGCCAGCTGAGGTTAAGAAATCTGTTCGGGGTAAACATCACCCGTGTCAACCGGGCCGGTGTTGACCTGGTTGCAGACCCGAGACTGCAATTGCAGCTGGGCGACCGGGTAACGGTTGTGGGATCCGAGGCATCTATCGCCAATGTGGAGAAATTCCTCGGCAACTCGTTGAAAAGGCTGCGTGAGCCCAACCTGATATCCATTTTTATAGGAATCGCACTGGGAGTATTGGTGGGAAGCATACCCTTCATGTTCCCAGGTATTCCACAACCGGTAAAGCTTGGATTGGCCGGCGGTCCTCTGATTGTGGCGATCCTGGTTAGCAAGTTCGGCCCAAAATATGGACTGGTCACCTATACCACGATGAGTGCAAACCTGATGCTCCGTGAAGTAGGTATCGCGCTATTTCTGGCATGTGTCGGCCTTGGTGCCGGTGAGGGCTTTGTGGAAACCGTTGTCAATGGCGGGTACAGATGGATCGCATATGGAGCCGTCATCACGGTCGTACCGCTCCTTATCGTGGGTATTGTCGGAAGAAAAGTGTATAAGCTCAACTTCTTTACGCTGATGGGTCTGATTGCGGGGAGCATGACCGATCCTCCGGCTCTCTCATATGCCAATGGCATAGCCGGAAACGATTTTCCTGCGGTAAGCTATGCTACCGTCTATCCGCTTACCATGTTCCTGAGGGTGATTTCGGCGCAATTGATGATCCTGCTGTTTCTGTAG
- a CDS encoding tetratricopeptide repeat protein: MKKILSILFSVSISVLSSFGQVSNIQSIINEGVALHDSAQYQKAIEKFKLALKINPNSTLALYEISLSYLELKDYENASKFSTQVINSNDKNLSVGAYAVKSEALAGMKQIDNAITLLQEGLIKNGDSYLLHFNIALNYYKKGNTDKTLEHVSRAIELDKTNSGAFLLNAYALRDKGYWVRSIYSFQLFLLLEPDSKRSKNAFEEMLQTMLVNPATEIPVERSFIQQQLMRDTVSRAPQETPPLSPVDGLNRDAIYNAIKRSMDSLKAAKKETDTYLLFTEVNRSILNALQKEKEQGALRSSSFWTFDFPFFKSILDSNHYDTYCRYISVSYFPESLQWWENNKADAKSFIHWFENGEDNSND, from the coding sequence ATGAAGAAAATTCTTAGCATACTCTTTTCAGTCTCCATCTCTGTTTTAAGCAGTTTCGGACAGGTAAGCAACATCCAGTCGATCATCAACGAGGGAGTTGCACTACACGACTCGGCACAATACCAGAAGGCAATTGAGAAGTTTAAGCTGGCGCTGAAAATAAATCCCAATTCAACGCTCGCACTATATGAGATCTCCCTCTCTTACCTAGAACTGAAAGATTATGAGAATGCCTCAAAATTTAGTACCCAGGTAATCAATTCGAACGACAAGAACCTTTCGGTAGGCGCCTATGCTGTAAAAAGCGAGGCTTTGGCCGGAATGAAACAGATCGACAATGCAATAACCCTTCTGCAGGAGGGGTTGATAAAGAACGGTGACTCTTATCTGTTACATTTCAATATCGCACTCAACTATTATAAAAAGGGAAATACCGACAAGACCCTGGAGCATGTGAGCCGGGCCATCGAGCTTGACAAGACCAACAGCGGAGCCTTCCTGTTAAATGCCTATGCACTAAGGGACAAGGGGTATTGGGTGAGAAGCATCTACTCCTTCCAGCTCTTCTTGTTGCTGGAGCCGGATAGCAAGCGATCGAAGAATGCTTTTGAGGAGATGTTGCAGACCATGCTTGTAAATCCAGCAACCGAAATACCGGTGGAACGTTCATTTATCCAGCAACAGCTGATGCGCGATACCGTCAGCAGAGCTCCGCAGGAGACCCCGCCCCTTTCACCGGTCGACGGATTAAACAGAGACGCCATCTACAATGCCATAAAGAGATCGATGGATTCACTGAAAGCGGCAAAAAAGGAGACAGATACCTATCTTCTCTTCACGGAGGTAAACAGATCCATTCTCAATGCACTGCAGAAAGAGAAAGAGCAGGGTGCCCTGAGAAGCAGCAGTTTCTGGACTTTCGATTTTCCCTTTTTTAAAAGCATTCTCGACTCCAATCACTACGACACCTATTGCCGCTACATAAGCGTTTCCTACTTTCCCGAGTCGCTCCAGTGGTGGGAGAACAACAAAGCCGACGCCAAAAGTTTCATCCATTGGTTCGAAAATGGAGAGGATAATAGCAACGATTGA
- a CDS encoding RNA polymerase sigma factor, which produces MDKYSEEQLLARLRDPKTQREAFATLVAEYSERLYWQIRKMVLSHEDSNDILQEVFIKAWTNIDNFRGESKLTTWLYRIAINESITFLNKKRTQNNISVDDENSFLLSRLEGDQYFNGDEAQKLLQRAILTLPDKQRLVFQMKYFDEMKYEEMSEILSTSVGALKASYHHAVKKIENFLTDSN; this is translated from the coding sequence ATGGATAAATACAGCGAAGAACAGTTACTAGCGAGGTTACGCGATCCCAAGACTCAACGAGAGGCTTTCGCCACGCTTGTTGCAGAATACAGCGAAAGATTGTACTGGCAGATCCGGAAAATGGTATTGTCTCATGAGGACAGTAACGACATTCTTCAGGAGGTATTCATCAAGGCATGGACCAATATCGACAATTTCCGCGGAGAATCTAAATTGACCACCTGGCTCTACCGGATTGCCATCAACGAGAGCATCACTTTTCTTAACAAGAAACGCACCCAAAACAACATATCGGTTGATGACGAGAACTCGTTTCTGTTGTCCCGGCTCGAGGGGGATCAATATTTTAACGGAGATGAAGCACAGAAACTGCTTCAGCGCGCCATTCTGACGCTGCCGGATAAACAGCGGCTGGTATTTCAGATGAAATATTTCGACGAGATGAAATATGAAGAGATGTCTGAAATCCTCTCCACATCGGTAGGTGCCCTGAAAGCATCCTATCATCACGCCGTTAAAAAGATTGAAAATTTTTTAACAGACTCCAATTAA
- the prmA gene encoding 50S ribosomal protein L11 methyltransferase, with the protein MKYVEVIFSCKPDTEEVTDVLAAQLADLGFESFVKSSPGLLAYLPEEKFSVEDIDLLLQDFFLDAEIAYSYNVIEDKNWNEEWEKHYFQPIVFEDKCIIHSSFHHPEGSYRYRILIDPKMAFGTGHHQTTGLILREILSMDLQKRSVLDMGCGTAVLAILASMCGADPLLAIDVDEWAYRNALENVRLNGIENIDVLHGDARLLGSQTFDVIFANINRNILLQDIPAYAKVLNRGGKLLLSGFYREDIPAIREKCEEQGLLYHHFSEMDNWVAVVCEK; encoded by the coding sequence ATGAAATACGTTGAAGTAATTTTTAGTTGTAAGCCCGATACCGAGGAGGTTACCGACGTGCTGGCGGCACAACTTGCCGACCTGGGCTTTGAGAGTTTTGTTAAATCTTCGCCGGGGTTGCTGGCTTATCTCCCCGAAGAGAAGTTCTCCGTGGAAGATATCGACCTTCTGTTGCAGGACTTCTTTCTGGATGCGGAGATCGCTTATTCATACAATGTAATTGAGGATAAGAACTGGAACGAAGAGTGGGAGAAACACTATTTCCAACCCATCGTTTTCGAGGATAAATGTATCATTCACAGTTCGTTTCATCATCCAGAAGGGAGCTATCGCTATCGCATTCTGATCGATCCCAAGATGGCGTTCGGAACCGGACACCACCAAACGACAGGGTTGATATTGCGAGAGATCCTGTCGATGGATCTGCAGAAGAGATCGGTACTCGATATGGGCTGCGGCACAGCGGTGCTGGCCATATTGGCCTCCATGTGCGGTGCAGATCCCCTGCTCGCCATCGACGTGGATGAGTGGGCATACCGGAATGCGTTGGAGAATGTCCGGTTGAACGGGATAGAAAATATCGATGTGTTGCATGGGGATGCCCGACTTTTGGGGAGCCAGACCTTCGATGTGATCTTCGCCAACATCAACCGCAACATTCTTCTGCAGGATATTCCGGCGTATGCAAAAGTGCTGAATCGGGGGGGAAAGTTGTTGCTGAGCGGTTTCTACCGTGAAGATATTCCTGCAATCCGAGAAAAATGTGAAGAGCAGGGGTTGCTTTACCACCATTTCTCGGAAATGGACAACTGGGTTGCGGTAGTGTGCGAAAAATAG
- a CDS encoding pyridoxal phosphate-dependent aminotransferase: MLQISERGIQMPASPIRKLAPLSDRAKANGVKVYHLNIGQPDLPSPQVALDAIRSIDRKTLEYSPSDGFRFFRENLVNYYSKFDIHLAPDEIIVTAGGSEAVLYAFMACLNPGDEIIVPEPAYANYMAFAVSAGAVIKTIPTSIETGFKLPEIEKFEALINPKTKGILICNPNNPTGYVYTADEMEQIRLLVKRHNLYLFSDEVYREFIYSDAPYISACHLKEIEEHVVLIDSVSKRYSECGIRIGCLITKNRKLHDTVMKFCQARLSPPLVGQIAANASLQENGSYMQRNFDEYRCRRDFLIDRLNKIPGVYSPQPEGAFYTLASLPVDDADAFCAWCLSDFRYKNQTIFMAPASGFYVTPGLGKNEVRIAYVLNREDLNNALIVLEKALEAYNER, translated from the coding sequence ATGCTTCAAATCTCAGAGCGGGGTATACAGATGCCCGCCTCTCCCATCAGAAAACTGGCACCCCTTTCGGATCGTGCAAAAGCCAACGGAGTAAAAGTATATCACCTCAATATTGGCCAACCCGACCTGCCATCGCCTCAAGTGGCACTCGATGCCATTCGCTCCATCGACAGGAAGACGCTGGAGTATAGTCCCAGCGACGGGTTCCGTTTTTTTCGGGAAAACCTGGTGAATTATTACTCGAAATTTGATATCCATCTCGCCCCCGATGAGATTATCGTAACGGCGGGCGGTTCGGAAGCCGTACTTTACGCCTTTATGGCATGTCTCAATCCGGGCGACGAGATCATTGTCCCTGAACCGGCATATGCCAATTACATGGCTTTTGCGGTATCGGCAGGAGCCGTTATCAAAACCATTCCGACGAGCATCGAAACCGGATTCAAGCTTCCTGAAATCGAGAAATTTGAAGCGCTTATCAATCCGAAAACCAAAGGAATTCTCATCTGCAACCCGAACAATCCAACCGGATATGTCTATACGGCTGACGAGATGGAACAGATCAGGCTGTTGGTGAAGAGGCACAACCTCTACCTCTTCTCCGACGAGGTCTACCGGGAGTTTATCTACAGCGATGCTCCATACATCTCGGCCTGTCACCTGAAAGAGATTGAAGAGCATGTCGTGCTTATCGATTCCGTATCAAAACGGTACAGCGAGTGTGGAATACGGATCGGATGCCTGATAACAAAAAACAGGAAACTGCACGACACGGTAATGAAATTCTGCCAGGCACGGTTAAGTCCCCCGCTGGTCGGACAGATTGCCGCAAATGCTTCGCTGCAAGAAAACGGGAGCTATATGCAACGCAATTTTGACGAATACAGGTGCCGCCGCGATTTCCTGATCGACCGGCTCAACAAGATACCAGGAGTCTACTCTCCTCAACCCGAAGGAGCTTTCTATACACTGGCCAGCCTTCCCGTAGACGATGCCGATGCATTCTGTGCATGGTGCCTCTCCGATTTCCGATACAAGAACCAGACAATCTTCATGGCACCCGCATCGGGATTCTACGTCACTCCCGGTTTGGGGAAAAATGAGGTGCGTATAGCCTATGTGCTGAACAGGGAGGATTTGAACAATGCATTGATCGTTTTGGAGAAAGCACTGGAAGCCTACAACGAAAGATGA